A window of the Rhizobium viscosum genome harbors these coding sequences:
- a CDS encoding dihydrodipicolinate synthase family protein has translation MDKIRKALTGISGVPVTPYKADGSIDLAKLSALIARLASARVHNLMAAGNTGEFFTLTMDEVKAVHAATIKAADGKSLISAAVGRSLAEAKALARHAIAEGADAIMGHHPMDPFAGPSYQAKYFLELAETSTVPVIAYVRSDTFSVADFRKLALHPNIAGIKFASGNLMLLAEVIRSTKDAPAIWVCGLAEGWAPAFYAMGARGFTSGLVNVFPERSHAIHQALEAGDYAVARVLIDDIAGFEALRTKYLNGANVTVVKEALGMLGTDVGPVRLPGVESLTDAERAELRAIVDNVSGKNHAA, from the coding sequence ATGGACAAGATTCGCAAGGCCCTGACGGGCATTTCCGGCGTTCCGGTGACCCCCTACAAGGCAGATGGCAGCATCGATCTCGCCAAGCTTTCCGCATTGATCGCGCGCCTTGCCAGCGCCCGGGTTCACAATCTGATGGCAGCCGGCAATACGGGCGAGTTCTTCACGCTGACGATGGATGAGGTAAAGGCAGTCCATGCCGCTACGATCAAGGCTGCAGACGGCAAGTCGCTTATCAGTGCGGCCGTCGGTCGTTCGCTGGCGGAAGCCAAGGCTCTCGCCCGTCACGCGATTGCCGAGGGCGCCGACGCGATCATGGGTCACCACCCGATGGATCCCTTTGCCGGGCCGAGCTACCAGGCGAAATATTTTCTCGAACTTGCCGAGACGTCTACGGTCCCCGTCATTGCCTATGTCCGCAGCGACACGTTCTCGGTCGCCGATTTCCGCAAGCTTGCCCTGCATCCCAATATCGCCGGCATCAAGTTTGCATCCGGAAATCTCATGCTGCTTGCCGAGGTCATCCGCTCGACGAAGGATGCGCCGGCGATCTGGGTCTGCGGCCTCGCCGAGGGCTGGGCGCCGGCATTCTATGCCATGGGTGCTCGCGGCTTTACCTCGGGGCTCGTCAACGTTTTCCCCGAGCGTTCGCATGCCATCCATCAGGCGCTGGAAGCCGGTGACTACGCTGTTGCACGCGTTCTTATCGACGACATCGCCGGTTTCGAAGCGCTGCGCACTAAATATCTGAACGGCGCCAATGTCACGGTCGTCAAGGAGGCGCTGGGCATGCTCGGAACCGATGTCGGCCCTGTTCGTCTTCCCGGCGTTGAAAGTCTGACGGACGCGGAACGCGCCGAACTGCG